A window from Phoenix dactylifera cultivar Barhee BC4 unplaced genomic scaffold, palm_55x_up_171113_PBpolish2nd_filt_p 001637F, whole genome shotgun sequence encodes these proteins:
- the LOC103713402 gene encoding LOB domain-containing protein 18: MSGSTSSGVGGSSGGGGGGGGGGGGPCGACKFLRRKCVSGCIFAPYFDSEQGAAHFAAVHKVFGASNVSKLLLHIPAHKRLDAVVTICYEAQARLRDPVYGCVAHIFALQQQVVNLQAELSYLQAHLATLELPSPPPPPPPLQLAAPPPFSISNLPSSSNLPATVDLSTLFDPQVQPHWSLQQQQQQHQRAMEPRQQLGPGSRSLGESSGGGSGDLQALARELLDRHRTATTEPPPLSK, encoded by the exons ATGAGTGGCAGTACGAGCAGTGGTGTGGGTGGAAGCAGTGGTGGAGGTGGAGGTGGAGGTGGTGGCGGTGGTGGGCCTTGCGGGGCTTGTAAGTTCTTGAGGAGGAAGTGCGTGAGTGGGTGCATATTTGCACCGTACTTCGATTCGGAGCAAGGGGCGGCGCACTTCGCAGCGGTGCACAAGGTGTTCGGAGCTAGCAACGTGTCCAAGCTCCTCCTCCACATCCCCGCCCACAAGCGCCTCGACGCCGTTGTCACCATCTGCTACGAGGCCCAGGCTCGTCTCCGCGACCCCGTCTACGGCTGCGTCGCCCACATCTTCGCCCTCCAACAACag GTGGTGAACCTACAGGCGGAGCTGTCCTACTTGCAGGCCCACCTCGCGACACTCGAGCTACCATCCCCTCCGCCTCCGCCCCCTCCGCTGCAGCTCGCCGCACCGCCCCCCTTCTCGATATCTAACCTCCCTTCATCATCAAATCTCCCTGCCACTGTCGACCTCTCCACTCTTTTTGATCCTCAAGTGCAGCCCCACTGGTCCCttcaacagcagcagcagcagcaccagCGGGCCATGGAGCCCCGGCAGCAGCTCGGCCCTGGAAGCAGAAGCCTTGGTGAGAGCTCGGGAGGCGGCAGCGGGGACCTGCAGGCCCTGGCAAGGGAGCTCCTCGACCGGCACAGGACGGCCACAACCGAGCCCCCTCCCCTCTCTAAATGA